The stretch of DNA TATTTAGCAGATGCAGCGACCGAAGATTTCTCGGATGATATTGAAATGATTCAATCTTTAGTGAGAGATGATTTGAAATTGATTATTTGTGCAACCAAAATTGATGAGGTCATTCCTACAAAATATGAAAAGGTAGAAGATACTTTCAGAAATGAAATTACCCATGAGTTTGATTTTATTACCATCTCTGCGGTTGAAAACCAAAATATTCAGGACCTGAAAAATGAATTGTCTTCTTATGTTGAACAATTACAATCCCAGGAAAGCAATGTGGTGATCACCAATCAGCGTCATTTTGCATCATTACAAAAATCTCTGGAAGCAGTACATAAAGTTAACGAGGCGATTACTTTCAAGATTTCTACCGAATTATTAGCGTATGAACTTCGTAATGCATTGGAACATCTTGGAGAGATCTCAGGTGAGGTGACCAATGATGAGGTGTTGGGGAATATTTTCTCGAAGTTTTGTATTGGGAAGTAATCAATAAAAATCTTTATTAATATACTTTAAAGCCTTTTTTAAAAGGCTTTTTTTGTAATATAGCTTTCTTTTGTGTTGTTTTGTGATAATTAGTACAAATTTGTACCTTCATTTATTTATTGTGCCTCAAAAGAATTTTATGGCAAAATCGTTTTTTTATAATTTAAAAACATAAAAGACAAAATGATTACAGAAAACGTTATAAATTTATTTTCATTTATTGATTTTTTACACTCAAACACAGCCTATCTATTGAGTAAACAAGGTTTGATAGATGAAACAAATGGATTGCTTGAAAAACGAAGTTCTATAAGACCAAGCGAAAATTACAAATCTAAAATTGAATATGATAAGCTACAAATACAAATAGCAGAGCAGTTTGATATTGTTGATGCAGAAATAATATTTCCTTTAAAAGAAAAAATAAAAGAATTGAATATTGCAGATATTAGTACACCAATAATAAATTTGACAGCTCAACCTGATTTATTTGAACTTCAAAGAAATTTTAATGAAGATGATTTACACTCAATATTTGAAGCGAAACAGAAATATCTAAACTTTAGAAATGAAACGAACTTTGATTTTTATTTGCAATTCTTTTTCTTTGAATTAGACAGAACTTTAAATGAATTTTATGAGTTTTTTAAAGATGGAGATTTTAATGAATTTAGTAAACTTCAAACAAATGTTGTAACTGTTGAAAGTTTAGATAAGCAAGGAATAGAAAAAGCAGTAAGAAAATTAACAGGCAATTCAAATAACTTACACTTTGAAACTTTCCCTGAATTTTTAAATTACTTAAAAAAAGAAACTGAAACTTTTGAACTTGAAACCGAACCGTTTAGGATTTTGAATTTACAGCAGATTAAACTTGAAAACGCAACTATTCAAAGTGAAATTGATGAGGTTTTAGTTTTTTCTGAAAACGCAGTTAAGGAGTTGAAACAAAAATTAATATTATCATTCTCAAATGAAAATTATAAAACCCAATATAATGCTGGCTTGAATCCTCGATTATTAGAAATTGTTAAGATTTTTTCAGGTTATGAAATGCTTTACACTGATGCTAAAAATAGAAATAAGAAAATAATTGATATTGAGAATTATAACAAATTTTTAGAATCTGAAAAATATGAACAATCAAAAAGGGTTTTTATAAAAGCAAATAAGGAAGATGCTCAAAGACTTGGAATTAGAGAAGGAGAAAGTTATAGTATTTTTCCACAACCAAAAAATAAAGAAGAAGCAATTGAGAGATTTAAAAAACACCGTTCAAAAAGAGTTTTTGAATCAATGAAACAAATATTTATAAATAAATATAGTGATAAGCCATCTGCGAAGATAATCCAAGACGAATTAAACCGTATTTATACATTTATAGGTGAAGCGAATAAACAATCAACAGAAATCGCTTTTAATAATAAAGATAATTCAGAATATTTAGAATATTTGAGGTTAGCAAATAATTTCTATGAAAATCCCAAATTACCTTTTTATGATTATGAATATTATTTCAATGGTAACTCAGCATCTATTTACGCAAAATATTTTCTTTATAAAAAATGGTTAGAGGAAAAAAGAGAGATTTATTATTATGAAAAAGCGCCGAAGTTTATTGCAAAAGAGTATGCTTTAGCCTATATTTTTGACTTGTATGCAAATGGAAAGAAACTACCTGTTAATCGAATTGATGGAGGCTATAATCAAAAGGAAATTGAAGATATTGGAATTGCAAAAGGTTTAAAAGGAATACTTTTATGAAAGCAGTCAGAAATGTGAAAGAATTTGATATTCACAAAGAAACCGATTTACAAAAGATTTCAAAAGATTGGATAAATGCAGTTAGAACATTATCTGAAAATTGGACAACAACACAAAATTATCTTATCACTAAAAAACTAATAAAGGAATAGCTGGGAAAATCCTTAGAAATCCCTACTAAAATCCCTAAATACTTTTGAAGCATAATTAAAAAATTAAAGATTATGCACAATTTTGTATTAGGCCCTATTGATCCGAAAACACTTATAGATAGTATTGCGGAAAAAGTTACTATAAACCTTCTAAACGCAGTAAGGAACGAACAGCAACCCAGCCAACAACAGAAACAAATTCTAACTATTAAGCAAGCAAGCGAACTTTTGAATTTATCTGTACCAACATTATACAGAAAAATATCAAAAGGGGAACTTCTTGTTGCGAAGCGAAGTAAATGCTTGTATTTTTCCCGAACCGAGCTAATTGAGTATTTGAAGGCTGGTAATAATCCGAAGCATAAAGGACAAGGTAAAGATAAAGGTTTTGAAAACCAATTGAAAACCATATTTCAATATTTACAACATCATATTGCAACGGCTTCAATGATTGCAGAAGCAACAGGCGTTCCCCAAAAAAATATTTGTAGATATAAAAGAGAGTTAGAAAAAGCTGGAAGGCTGTGGGAAGTTGAAAAAAGGAAATGCAAAGCAACAGGCTTTAAAGCTTGGTATCTTACAACAAACTTTGATTATTCGCCAAAGTCTAATCAATTAAGTTTGTTCTAATGGTGGAAGCGAAACAAATCAACTTTGCTTATTTTTTTGGAAGTTGGAATAATAAGGAAAATAATTTCCATAATTTCTACTACACGCTTGTTTTTGTTACCTTGGAACTTTATAAAAAAGCGGATATTTATATCAACGTAAAAGAATATGCTATTCATTAAGCTAACCTATACTTGAGTACACCAGTATGTCTTTATTTTTCAGAATCATTTGCACGATTGCGGATAAATAACAATGTACTCAAGTATAGGGTATCCAAATGTATTTACAACAAACGCCGCAGAAATATACCTGTGTTGCTCGGTAAAGATCCAATATTATTGACCTGGGTCAAGTCGGCAGCAAGACCGAACTGCCATCCTTTTCTGCTTAAACCTAACCGTAGGTACTGGGTGGCAAAGTTATATCTTAGGTTATTTTTATAATTAAAATTATAGGATCCTATAAATTGAGCAAATAGTTTCAAAGAACCTTGTTTGTTCAATGGAGGAATATAAGTCATCAATAAAAAAAGTTCGCTATTGGGAGATCGGACAGGCTCAAAAGAGCCGAAAGCGGCAAAGGATAAATCACCAACATCACGAGTATAGGCGATGGCAATTTGAGGGATAAAACCTTCATTGGCTACATATCCACCACCACCCAGACTTACACCTTTGGCCACATCGTAAAAGAATAGTGACTGGCCGGTGAAATCACTATTTTCTCGCTTGGAATAGGGGGCCTCATATCTTAGATAACCAAAATAACCAAATTTGCTTGATGTACTCAGATACTTGGTCATGTACATCTGATGTGTAACAGCACGATGTCCTGCCAATACTTCGACTGGAATGTCACCTTGTTGGGCAACAACGGAATGAAAAAAGGAAAAAATCGGAAATAAGCTTATGATGGGATATAGTTTTTTTATTAAAAATTTAAATAGGAAGGATAACATTTTATATTATAATTAGTTAAGTTATTGATTTATGGCAGATGGGCCACGGCATCAATACTGATTTTAAAGGCCTTAAGTTTTTTAGCATGATCAAAAATATAATTGGTCATCATAATCTCATCGATTTGATGAAGTTCGACAAATGAAGAGATTTCTCGTGCAATTGTTTCCTGGTCACCTATAAATGTTCCTGCTGTCATTTGTTTTACAGCGGCCTCGATTTGTGGTTTTCCATCATAGATTAATTGATCAGTAGGTGGTGATAGCAGATAAGGTTCGTTGATGACTACACCTGCAAATAAATTAAATAAACTGGAGGAAAGGTAAAAAGCTTCCTGGTTACTTTCAGCAGCAATGACATTGACGCAGACGATCAGATAAGGAGTTTGGGCATATACAGAAGGTTTAAATGCTTTTTTGTATACTTGGGCTGCTTCTCTTAACATCCCTGGTGCAAAGTGAGCTGCGAAGACATAGGGTAGGCCTAGTTCAGCTGCTAGCATGGCTGAGTTAATACTTGCTCCTAATATATAAAAAGGAACATTGGCTCCTTCTCCGGGAAAGGCTCGAGGTGTTGCGGATGGATCCGTATTCCTGAAATACTTTTGTATGGAGATGATATCTTCTTTGAAATAGGCGGCGGTATTTGGATTATTCCGGCGAAGAGCCATGGTAGTAATCTGGTCTGCACCTGGTGCCCGGCCAACTCCCAAATCAATCCGGTTAGGATACAAAGTATCTAATGTGCCGAACTGTTCGGCGACCAGGAGTGGTGCATGATTGGGCAACATGATGCCGCCTGCACCTACACGGATACGATTGGTTTTACCGGCAATGTGTCCGATAAGCAATGAAGTTGCAGAGCTGGCGATATAGGCCATATTGTGATGTTCGGCAAACCAGACACGTTCGTAGCCTAATTCTTCAATATATAGAGCATCGGTAACAGATCTTTCAAAAGAATCTTTTATACTAAAACCTTGCAGGATAAGAGCCTCATCCAAAACTGATAGTTTAACGTTTTTCATTATGTGAATTTTTAATAAAGGTAAAATTATACCTATAATTAAAATAAAAAAAGGTACATTTGTGATGTATTTCGGTAGGTTTATTATGGTAAGAGAAAATATATATCAGTCGGTTGAGGTTTATTATAAAACATCAGAAGGATGTACAGATGATGAGACACAATTCAATTTTTTTGAAATTTTTTATGTGCTTTCGGGCAGCGGCGTACATGTTATAAACGGTAACAGAGTTCCTTATAGTAAAAAAGAACTGTTCCTTTTGACACCCAATGATCGGCATAGTTTTGAAGTAGAGGAATTCAGCGAGTTTCTAATCATTCGTTTCGGGCATAATTATGTATCTGAATTTCAATGGAAAAGTATTGATCATATGGAATGTGTACTTTTTCACTCTTCTCATTTATCCGAATCGATTTTGAGAAATACCGATGATAAAGAAGGGGTTGACTCACTGATGCAATATTTGTTACAAATCTTACAACAGGATAATATGTACAAAGAAGATTTAATCAGACATTTGGTCAATGCAATTATCGTAATAACAGCACGGAATTTATCGTATATCAGACCAAAAAATATGCTTGAGAATGTAGATGAAAAGATACTGGAGATTATTGACCATATTCAGGTTCACATTCACCAGCCTGAACAGTTGAAACTTGAAGTTATTGCTGGTAAGTTCAACTTGTCAAAAACATATGCCAGCGCTTATTTCCGTAAACAATCTGGTGAATCCATACAACAGTACATCTCTGCCTACCGGATCAGACTGATTGAGCATAGACTCCGCTTCAGTGATAAAAGAATTACAGAAATTGCTGAAGAGTTTGGTTTTACCGACGAAAGTCATATCAATAAATTTTTCAAACGTCACACAGGTGTCAGATTAAAATCTTATCGGACACTTAGCAAAGCATAAAAATAAACCATAATTATGTTGTTAGACTGGGGAGATGGAGAGCTGAAAGTAAGATATTACTTTAAAAAAGGATAAGTAAAAAATATAATATGAATTAGGTTTAATAAAAAGTGACTTAAAATATTCAGGAAAATATTTTTAGATTTTTGATAGATAAGCCCATACATCGCCCCTGCAATTACTGCATATAATACATATTCTATTCCTCCTTGCCAGTGAAGGGCTCCAAAAGCTAGAGCAGCAATAAAAACAGCAATGACTTCCCTGTGTTTTATGGGTAATAATGATAAATGCCTCTGAAAGAAACCTCTAAACAGTACTTCCTCTGCCATGGTCACTATGAGTAGGTTATTAAGTGCCCAAATAAAGAAATAACTGTAAAATTTAAAATCAAATTTCACGAAATTAAATAGTAAGGAAAGCCCCATCAGTAATAAGATGGCTGCTAGTATAAGATGCCAGGACTTTTTCAATGCTGATTTTAGGTGGGTATTCATTGGAACTACCAATAAAAGCAAAATAAGTCCTGTTAATGTTTTATCTATATTAAAATACATAGTAAAAGGAACTGCATCTTTTGAAACTTGTATTTTATCAAAAATAAGAACGTTATTAAATCCCGGTAGGATATGTTGAAAAAGGACAATGGAAATAATAAAAATAACAAAGGCTAAACTATGATATAAATAGCGGGCATATTTTTTATTGTTTTCAAGACTGCGATACAAATATACCAAAGCATAAAAGGCTGATATAATGAGTGCTCCGGTAATTGAAATAAGCTGAGTTAAAAGACTCGTTATTACAATAGAAACCAATATGCTTGTTTTGACAGCTTCTTTTCTTTCCATAATGATGAAGTAATTTATTCGGTTCTAAAAAATGCCTATGGATTATTAGTCGTAATCACAAACATGATCAAAGGTTCATCTCCTGTGTTTTCTATAGAGTGATAACCTATAGAGTTTATGGCTGTGATATCTCCTTTTTGAAGAATTTTTTTACGTTCAGGTCCCTGTGCTCCGGTTCTTTCACGATATTCTCCGGTTCCATGGATAACGACATACAATTCTTCTTCGTTTCGTTCATTATGGGTATGAAATCCGGATTCATCTCCTTTATTCAATAGAACCATATAAGCAGCCAGACGGTTATTGGCTAATTCTTTTTGATCAAACATATGTATCATATATACGGTTCCGCTTCCACCGTACATGTTTTCACGTCTATCTATTCGTGTAATGGTTCGTTCGTCCTTGCCAAATGGCATTACATACAGGTGAATATATTTTGAAACCTCTTGTATAACGTGATCAAATTCAGCGCCTTCAGGTAATATAACGGTGTCAGCCATGGGAGTTAAATATTAATGTATTGAAATTTATATAATTATAGTAATAGAAGCTATTATCTATCAAATATTTCTTAGCAAATCAAAAGCAGACGGTATTCACCATCCTTTTCAATCGGAGCCCTATGCACACAAGGTAAGACTTGCTGTGTCGGATGATCTACCGCCAGACGCCAAAGATGTCCTAATCCTAAATTGACAGGTTTTGCATCGGGCTTAGGGTGATAATGAAGATCGAAAAAATACTCTTTCAGGAAGTCCTCAAACTCAGACTCGGGACCGTTATGTAATTCTTTCAGTTTTTCCCGGATTTCCGGAATCAGAATTTTTTGTTCCACCTGATTATTGGGTATAATATCACTGGCAGCCCCGTAATAGGTGCATAAAAAAGTATCCGTTCCAATGGGTGAGCGATCGACATGGTAGGAATATACATCTGTTGAAATGAAATCGAGCTCATCATCGCGATTATACCTTTTAAGTAAATTGAGTGAAGGTAATGCTCCGAAATCTGTCAGTAATTGTAAGTCACCTAAGATCGTTTCCCTTGCCATATTACCTTTTTCTGATACTTGCAGAGCTAATAGGTCTTCAATGGAAATTTCCGTAATATTCTCTTTCAGTTGAAGTTGATCTACAATTTCTTTAAAATCACCGGCTAACTTTCTATGCCAGCACAATGCATTTATACCACCTTGAAAATGGAAATTGACAAGTTCAGAAAAAGTAGAAACCACTTCAATTTGATGGTTGTCACAAAATATATCGCTCATATTTTAGAATAAACAATTGAGTTGTTTAATTCATTGCAAAAATAAGGAATAGGGGAGAAGATCCTGCTAAAATTATATTGGTTTTATCATGTTACCGAAGTTAGTCTTCTAAAACCGGTGCATTTTCAGTAAGTGCTTTTATGGAGTCGGGAAGGAATGGTCTGCCGCCGGTAGACGGAACGCAGGTTCCTGTAAAAGTAGCTTTCGTAGTGACTTTACCGTTCAGAATAATGGCT from Chryseobacterium piperi encodes:
- a CDS encoding cupin domain-containing protein, yielding MADTVILPEGAEFDHVIQEVSKYIHLYVMPFGKDERTITRIDRRENMYGGSGTVYMIHMFDQKELANNRLAAYMVLLNKGDESGFHTHNERNEEELYVVIHGTGEYRERTGAQGPERKKILQKGDITAINSIGYHSIENTGDEPLIMFVITTNNP
- a CDS encoding LLM class flavin-dependent oxidoreductase, with the protein product MKNVKLSVLDEALILQGFSIKDSFERSVTDALYIEELGYERVWFAEHHNMAYIASSATSLLIGHIAGKTNRIRVGAGGIMLPNHAPLLVAEQFGTLDTLYPNRIDLGVGRAPGADQITTMALRRNNPNTAAYFKEDIISIQKYFRNTDPSATPRAFPGEGANVPFYILGASINSAMLAAELGLPYVFAAHFAPGMLREAAQVYKKAFKPSVYAQTPYLIVCVNVIAAESNQEAFYLSSSLFNLFAGVVINEPYLLSPPTDQLIYDGKPQIEAAVKQMTAGTFIGDQETIAREISSFVELHQIDEIMMTNYIFDHAKKLKAFKISIDAVAHLP
- a CDS encoding AraC family transcriptional regulator, with product MYFGRFIMVRENIYQSVEVYYKTSEGCTDDETQFNFFEIFYVLSGSGVHVINGNRVPYSKKELFLLTPNDRHSFEVEEFSEFLIIRFGHNYVSEFQWKSIDHMECVLFHSSHLSESILRNTDDKEGVDSLMQYLLQILQQDNMYKEDLIRHLVNAIIVITARNLSYIRPKNMLENVDEKILEIIDHIQVHIHQPEQLKLEVIAGKFNLSKTYASAYFRKQSGESIQQYISAYRIRLIEHRLRFSDKRITEIAEEFGFTDESHINKFFKRHTGVRLKSYRTLSKA
- a CDS encoding DUF1826 domain-containing protein: MSDIFCDNHQIEVVSTFSELVNFHFQGGINALCWHRKLAGDFKEIVDQLQLKENITEISIEDLLALQVSEKGNMARETILGDLQLLTDFGALPSLNLLKRYNRDDELDFISTDVYSYHVDRSPIGTDTFLCTYYGAASDIIPNNQVEQKILIPEIREKLKELHNGPESEFEDFLKEYFFDLHYHPKPDAKPVNLGLGHLWRLAVDHPTQQVLPCVHRAPIEKDGEYRLLLIC
- a CDS encoding CPBP family intramembrane glutamic endopeptidase — protein: MERKEAVKTSILVSIVITSLLTQLISITGALIISAFYALVYLYRSLENNKKYARYLYHSLAFVIFIISIVLFQHILPGFNNVLIFDKIQVSKDAVPFTMYFNIDKTLTGLILLLLVVPMNTHLKSALKKSWHLILAAILLLMGLSLLFNFVKFDFKFYSYFFIWALNNLLIVTMAEEVLFRGFFQRHLSLLPIKHREVIAVFIAALAFGALHWQGGIEYVLYAVIAGAMYGLIYQKSKNIFLNILSHFLLNLIHIIFFTYPFLK
- a CDS encoding helix-turn-helix domain-containing protein codes for the protein MHNFVLGPIDPKTLIDSIAEKVTINLLNAVRNEQQPSQQQKQILTIKQASELLNLSVPTLYRKISKGELLVAKRSKCLYFSRTELIEYLKAGNNPKHKGQGKDKGFENQLKTIFQYLQHHIATASMIAEATGVPQKNICRYKRELEKAGRLWEVEKRKCKATGFKAWYLTTNFDYSPKSNQLSLF